GTCTCTCAGCTTCTCCTGGGTCTTTTTACGCCCCCTTCAAAGTCCCGAGCCGAGGCCTCGTGTTTTGGTTGGCGCCCATCAGTGTAGTCAGCTGGTCAGCACATCTTGGCCTCTTGCTTTAagaaatccctttttttttctttttcttcttttagcgAAGTATAACACTTTCTATCGCACATGACCACCTTCAGCTGGCGGCTGCTCCCTCACACCCGAGGGCAAACATGGAAAATGttccctgcctctgtctttcaGGAATGTCAGGAAAATGATTGggttattttatttaaatgtatggAGCACAGTGTCAGAGTACACTCAGCGGTTTGTGcgtattttattttcctttagGTTGGTCttgaaaatgtgccaaaaaaatgcaaaaatatcaGCTTTGTAGCGAACACATGGCATGCAGCAGTGATCCAAGAACCACACAGATCAACCGAGAAAACAGCTCAGACTTAGACTGCTCTCAAAACTTCACTTCTTTTGGTTATTTTCCTACTTATCTCCTTATTTTTGTACATTCATGATGTGGAGATCCGCAGTCTCTTTGCACCGCCCAGAGCAAATTTTGCCTCTTTGCACTAACTTATTTTCATTCTGGGCACACCAGGAGGGTGGAGGTGCAGAAGGCGTTGGAACATCAACACCAGGGACCAGGATTTTGAGCTTCATCTCCTGCAGAAACATTGCTTTCCTTTAACTGTCACTGTTGTAGTTGCCTGAAAGAGCGCTGAGCCCCAAACACGTTGCCTTTACCCATCTGGATATTTCAGCCATCTTATGCCTTCGTTCTGTGTGAgcttttgtttaataaatggCATTTAAATATTGTAGTTTTAAGCAACTTTCAGATTTCTGTGTCTTTTAGTCTCGCTTTCCCACCGTATTTAAGCAGATAATTCATAAAATGTAACCATAACTCAACCATCATTTATTTGTCGTGCCTAATCCTGATCCACGATCTTCGCCTGCTCTCAGCCAACCAGCCTTAGTTGACCAAGATTTCCATGATCTTTTGCATTAGTCCTCTTACTGGCAGGCTTACCATGTGGTGATCATCCTATGGGATAAAACAACCAGTATTCTCCTCATTCCTAAAACACCTCTGCTGTGCAGCACCTATAAGAAGAGCTCCACCCACCCCGTCAGCGATACAAACTGTATGACGACCTGACATCTACGAATGAAAGATAACATTTAAACAAAGCCGTCTCTCTCCAGAAAACCACACAAGGCCTTTCAGACGGTAATAAAAACAGGGTGTAGATTATTCTCAAATACCAGACTTTTTAGAAACCACAGACATGATTTTCAATAAGAAACAGTCCCTGGCACTTCCCATCTGAACTGGCCAGCTGCACATTACCGAGACTAAAATAACCCTAACAGTTTAATGACATGAAATTATACGTCTAGCCATCAAAGTTTTAGAATGTGCTGCGAAACATGTCGGTAAAATCTCAATCCATTCTCTGTCAAACTACTGTGTTCAATTGTGttaattgtcattttcattcaaacttcGCTGGAACTTTGCCATGAAATTATCTgaatcacaaataaaaacttTCATAATTTGTCAGCACGTTTGATCTGACTGAAATGCCGCCTGCATGAATAATTTACTTTACTTAAATTAACAGATTTTATATGGATCTTATGCAAGTCCAGGTGTGCAAAGCTCCTGCAGCACCCATCTGGCATCCCTAATTAGGTGGGATTGTAATTACTCAGGGCCTCAGGAGCAGATCTGCTGTCTATTCCCCTCAAAGAAACATTTCCTAACTTAACTTTATCTTTGTCACGTCAGCAAGGAGCTGCTGCCACGAACACAACACTTCAGGAATCGTTTGGTTGCTTTTTGTCACTAATCTAAGGTTAAATCCCTTATTGGACATCTTTGCAACAATGCCATGAGAGGACAGCTTTGATCACAGAGTATCTGACGCCACAAAGAGCTTCACGGGTGGGTAATCCATCCTTGTTGTTCTAAAAGGGCAGTAAGTTTGGATTAATACTATTCTTGCTGTCACCTATTCAAAGAATTCCCACTGTCTCATCGTCAAGAGTCTAATATTAGCCACTATGTCGGGCATGATTTTAATTAACTTTCCGGCAAAACAACACTCTTGAACACTGCGAGAGTTCTACCCAATTGCCTTTTAAGTCTTTTATCTAATTTCCTGAACACAACAGGAGAAGCTATGATGAAAACGATACAACGTGGCCAATCCAGCGTGAAATGATATAAAAGCAGATGATTTGACGTCTGAGTGAGAACAACGAAGCAGGAGCTCTGGAAAGAAACTTGTCCACGAAGCCAACGCTTTACGCCTCCCGTAAGATCTTCGCCATGAGACGGTCACTAATCTTCGCCGCAGCACTCTGGTTCAACTGCTATGCGCTGACGGTGTCATTACCCATGGGCAAGGCTGAAGACAGCTCCTTGGAGCAGGATATTTTCACCTCGCCGCTGAGTGACGAggtgacagaaaacagcctCGGCGAAGCAGATCTGGCCACTGTGGGCAAACCCAGAGGGCCGCGGGTAATCGTGGTCGCCGATCCGAGCCTGTGGAGGGACCTGCGGGAGCTGCACAACGGGCTGTCCCTCTACAAACGGAGAGCTGACGACCACAGCCAGGTCAACGAGCACAGAGGTGCCAGCCAGGACCTGAGCATCCCCATCCTGAGGAGGGACACGATGAGGTGCATGGTGGGACGGGTGTACCGGCCGTGCTGGGAAGTCTAGGACAGTCTGCTCTGCTCGTCAAGGCTCCAAAACAGAGGACCACCGCCACATCCTTCCTCACCTCACACTTGTTGTAACATAATCCAAAAatctatgtatgtatatttCGATTATTGCAGAACTGAGAAATAAAATTACTGAATTCTGCCTCATGGCTTGTGCATGTTTGGTATCTCTGTCTTACGACTGAACTTTTACTGCTAATACTAAGATGCTGAGGTGAACTTTTCTGTTCATAAGTGATGGCACAGAGGAACTGAGAGGATGAAAAAGCTGTTCATCAAGAAATAGTTACAGCACGTAACATCACAAACTGTGGTTACTTCTGTGTGTGGATCAAATAAACCAGATAGGTTGCGTTAACTAGAGGCCTCCACAGATACTGGCAGGCTCTTTTGTTGAaatttggacagagccagtcCGGCTGTTTCCCTCCGcctccagtgtttatgctaagctaggctaatcagctcaaacattcagctccatacatgcacagacatgaaagtggcaTTTATCTACTTCTACAACACTCAACATTAGACATTAGACGGAAGAAAAAGGAAGTATGGGCGTGAAACATCTCCAAAACATCATAAAACTGTGAGCGAAtttcaaaatacacaaaaaggaGTTCTAAATGTTTAGAAATGTGTTCCAGCAGTAGAACTTCAAATAGCTGTAGTAAGTACAGCTACAGGTTGATTCCGGCTGTAGTTTGGCTTCTACTGTAGGTCTGGTTCAATAAAAACATCCGTGGAGTCGCCTTGATAATCCCTATGGCTTGCCCACTGCCAGCTGCTCCTCTTTTCTACTGGTAAATAACCACTGTCTTTGGTGTGTTGGCAGCCTCTTGCCTTCAGAATAAAGCTTTTGGGAGAGTATTTCGAGTCATACAAGAGCTTGTCTTCCAGGAGAACTGAGGTATGCGTCGTAATAATGCCAGAGCATTAGGCTACACTAAGTGATTTCCTAAGCTTTGCAGATGTGTCCTGCACATCTGCCTTCAACTAGAAGAGACCGGATTTAACAGGAAATGACCTTTCAATCAATCAGGACAGGAATAAAGCTTCCTGATGTTCAGTAAACAGCAATTACAGATGATGTCGCTCATTatagcatgtgtgtatgtggttccTGCCTCGACAAGTGCAGCTAATCAAACACAGATCGCTTGGTGTGCATTTCTTTTCAGCAACCAGGGTTAAagaaactgtttgtgtttatttttacctcTACCAAGGAAGTGTCAATGAAATTTGATGAGACATTCTTGCACatcatctctttttttatccAGTTTCTACCTTTCAATCATTGTTTATGACATAAGAGGTCCAGTTGTAGAATGAGGTCTGTGTGACACCATAGAGGACAGATAACCTTTACGGTGCAGTAAGATGTTGTTGGTGCAGAGTGATGATCTGTTTGTGTGGGCGTTCGTTCACATTCACACCGTAAACTAATTCAAAGCGGTCGCATTGTGAAAACCTGCAGCGCCATCTCTGCTAGGAATcaccagcagaaaaaaaaaaagttttcgGTGCTTGATTGCTGCCAAAGTGGCTCAGCTAAGAATTGCAGAACATTCCTCACAAAATACAGAGTGAGAGCAGTGAGTCAGCAGAAAGGAGGATGTGTTTCTGGGAATGTCTGCACCTTTTCGGTATTTGGAAGTCAGCTTCTGGTTGGAAAAACAATTAGGCTGAAGACATCGGCAGATATCCAGCATGTGCGAAAGTGTAATGCCTACTCTCACAAAAAAGACTCATGGTACTTTTAAACCATATCAGACTATTTAATGCCATGTTTAACAACATGAGAACACTTTTGCAAAGTAAATCCTTTAAATTTGATGAATATTAGATGATCAGTTTTCATAATGTAGTGCCTgaacagagaagaacagaatCTTTATTCACACAGAGATTATACTGGCTGATTGGTCTGaacaccactttggtccagataGAAATATGTCCACAGGTTTTTATGACAGTCACGATCCCAGAGGTTGAACATGACTTGATCCCTGACAATTCCttttagcgccaccatcaggttgacatttttggttttgagtaaaatgtctcaacaactattggatggattgtcgtGAAATTTGTACAGagattcatggtccccagaggatgagttTTCTTCTAGCGCCAGTagcaggtcaaaatttcaatttagCAACACTGAGATGGTGAGCATGGTGAATATCAACATGTTATTACTGTCACTGccatgtttttcacatttacttCATCCCAACTGCTGAGGACCAAAACCAAACTCTGGAGTCTGTTCTAAAGCATgagtgtggctgcagactcttgttTATCGTGGacaatgcttttgttttttgtggacTTTAGTAATGAATCTGAATAAAAGGTCATTAATGAGTCATGATGTCGGGAAGATTTACTCATGTGGCGTAAGCGGAATTATGCAACGTAAACTATTTCCAGGAGATAGAAACACCTAccgcagtgtgtgttttcctgtctgacGTCCGCGCTCTACAAACATTTTGCCATAATGCTTCAAGTCTTTCGGCTTCAAATAGAAAAGCcttgcttttaaaatgatggCAAATTACAAGGAGAGCCTTTTGGCATTAACATACCTCATAATAGTACGCAGTTTAGATAAACATTTTATGAGaaggtgttttgttttaccGATAACTGTGCAACATCTGGAAACCGTCAGACAAGAGGCTGAGAAGTTTCTTCATAAAATATTACACAATAATACACTATTGCCAAAATACCAAAAATTTAataattgaaaaacaaataaaacacagtccCTTTAAAGACATTCTTGTTATGCCCCTGTGTAGGAAGTGAGTAATAATAATGCCTGTACAAAAATGTGATCATTGCTGTGAGCCTTGTTTATCatttaagtgtttttctgtgtgtcccAGGGTTCAAGGTCCTCCTTCTCAACCAATATGGAAGCACTACATCAGTGACATCCTATTGGAGAATAAGCACATTTCTTTACTACAGCtgtagagaaataaaaaatacagctgtAGCTTTGAGG
The Chelmon rostratus isolate fCheRos1 chromosome 19, fCheRos1.pri, whole genome shotgun sequence DNA segment above includes these coding regions:
- the pmchl gene encoding pro-melanin-concentrating hormone, like: MRRSLIFAAALWFNCYALTVSLPMGKAEDSSLEQDIFTSPLSDEVTENSLGEADLATVGKPRGPRVIVVADPSLWRDLRELHNGLSLYKRRADDHSQVNEHRGASQDLSIPILRRDTMRCMVGRVYRPCWEV